The genomic stretch cactcctCCAAGTgctccctctcctttctcttgtTGCACTTCCTACCAGAGTTCTCATCACCTTACCATAGGTTACATAGTGTAGTTGTTTTTTCgtttcttttttctcactttttaaaaaaaattttattatttttttcttgaaggataaatgcttctgagcctgcgctctggagcccaatagctgcaactactgaagctggagCACCTagagcctgccaatgcagggcacatgggttcgatccctgggccaggaagatcccacattcccgGCGCGACTATGCCCGtgtgccacatctactgagcTCACCACGATCTAGAGTCCGTGCTCCTCGACAATGAGGAGCCTGAGCAcagcaagtagagagtagcccccgatgGCTGCAAGCACAGAAAAACTGCACACAGTTAACAAGAGgcggcacagccaaaagtaaacaaataattttcatgaaaaaaaatttttttttaaagagtccttGTTTCCAGCTATAGCCTTCTCAGACATGGACGATTTCAGTTCATTAAGTTCATCCCACACTAAGATCTGCTCTGGTCCTAAAGAGCCAACCTGAAAAAGTAAGACCCAAAAGGATCAAACTGTTTCCAAGCATCTTAACAGGATTTCACAATAAAGCTCAAGAATAAGTCTaggaatagaaaaatatcaaGCATGCAAGGGAAATTCGATAATGCTTGGCATCCAATGTAGAATTACCAGgaggcaaagaagcaggaaactcCAATCCATTATAACAGAAATcagtgtgttgttgttcagtcgctcagtcaagtgtaactctttgcgaccccacggactgctctcgctaggcttccctgtccttcaccatctcccaaaactTGATCAAATGCATGTCCGTggagtcgtgatgccatccacctatctcgtcttctgtcattcccttctcctcccaccttcaatctctcccagcatcagggtctttggcaatgagtcggctctttgcatcaggtggccaaagtgccgGGGATTTAATTTTAACAGAAATCAGTTAAAATGCAtcaattagaaaggaagaaagaaatgtgtatttctttaCAGACAAAATGATTGTCTATGTAGGAAGGTCAAAGGGATCGACGAAAGAGCTATTACAATTAGTTAATGAGTTTAGCATGATTTCAGGATACAAGgatactcttgagagtgccttggactgcaagatccaaccagtcaatcctaaaggaaatcagtcctggatttccattgggaggactgaagctgaagctgaagcttcaacactttggccagcagatgcaaaaagctgactcactggaaaagactctgatgttgggggagactgaaggcaaaaggagaatgggatgacagaggatgacatggtttgACAGCATAACCCACAGaatgggcatgaacttgagcaaactccaggagacagtggggaCACAGAGCCTggtttgctacagtccatggggttgcaaagagttggacactagttagagactgagcaacaacagcgaCGTTCTGGTATTATatcttaatatataaatgtaactataaaactgacaaaatattccaaaatcaaTAGTGAATGGCAATACACAACATTCTTATTCTCCCACTTCTTACATTGTCTTCACTTATGTTGTGCTCCTTGAATATCTGGATCTCAGAACCTCCCCTCCAACCGGAAGATGAATGCAGTATTAGGAAGTGAACAAGCTAAAACTAAAGTCAGAGACAGCACAGTAGCtcacttttattttctgcagTTAGCAATCACCAAACAAACCATGTGGACcctgagcccctcccccacccccgcccaaaaCAGCACCACAGGCACAAGCTGAAGCCCGATCAAACTACTGCAGAAAGCAATGCCCTCAGGAAGGACACTTGAGGCTAGGGCACATAGGCTAGGTTTAAAGCCCTCTTCTGTGCTGAGGCTGGGCAGGCACAAAGTTCAGCAAGGTCCACATCACCACGGAAAGCTGCTGCTGACAGAAGGCGATGGCCGTCTGGAGCAAGGCTTGGTCTTCAGCAGTCAATCGGCTAAAAGGGAGGGAAAATGAAATTCAAGTTCCCGccgagaaggaagaagaggagcatgTCCTCCCTCTGTCCCCGCACACCAACAAGCCCAGAGCACCACACTTCTCCTCTAGGCTTAACCCTCCATTATGGCTCCTCCCGGGCCGAGACTGGTCACCACCCACCACCCTCCCTCGTCCCGGCCCCCTTTAGAACTGACAGAACCAACATGCGGCCACAAACGTAGAGCTCCCTCTGAACCGGCCATCGCAGTTGAGTAAGTCGAGTCAGGAGGTAGCGGGCGTTGTCCGCCTCCGCGTACGATGAGAAAGGCACGGCGAGGTTGCTGGTGGAGATACAGTTAAGGCACCATCCACACGAGTCATTTTGCCTGTACGTCAGGCTTCCTGCTCACGGAGACCTGCCTTCTCCCACAAGGCAGCCGCCGGACACCGGGGACATCACCGCCGGATCCTTTGGCTCCCTTCAGATTGTTTTTCCTCACCACCTTCCCCTGGCAGCCAGACCACCTCTGACCCATACCCTCCAGCCCCCCAGAGTACCCACGTCCTACAGTTTAGGCCCCACTGCCTGCTACCCCCCCAAACCACCCCTAGCCCACACCCCGACCCGCGCGGCCCTTTGGCCCCACCGGGGCTCCTGAAATAGGATACAACTGGAAGACTCGGTTACTCAGAACTCCAGCTCCGGGTGCAGTGTCTCCGCCAGGCCCTGGTGCGTGGGGTGCCCCCGGGGTCTGCGGAATGGCAGCGGCTGCGCCACCTGACTCTCCGGCAGTGCTGGGGTCTCTGGGATCAGCCATGTCGCCGGAGCCGGCAGGGACTCCTCGACTGACAGCGTCTCCAGGGCCAGCTGGGTCGCCAGGGCCATGGcggccaccagcaccacctggcaCACCTTGGCCACCATGTGCTGTGCCCGTTGCAGAGGCCACGGCGCCTGCGTCTTCATCGGCTGCCCTCATGGCTCCTCCACCGTGTGCCTCAGGGTCCATCTTGAACCGCTCTCCCCTGCCCTCCGTGGCGGGAAAGTCTGAACCGTCCCTACAGAACCCAGCCCTGTGATGAGACCTGCAATTCAGGATCGGCAGAGCGCCTGAGGAAACACACCCTGGTCCTGCCTCAAGATTGGTTCCCACCGACCGTTGGTTCCCGCGATGACTGCAGGCTCTCGGGCAAAACGGCGCCCCCTGCTGAAACGTCACATGTTTGCGCGCCATGTCGCCCCAATGTGCGTGCGCAGACGCCCACCCACGTGGTCTGGGCCCTCTGTGTCAGCCCTGCCTCGGGCCTGAAAGCTGGTAAACCACTCAGCCCTGAGGCCTCTGGGTGGCGCTCCACCCTTTAGTGTGGGGGCAGCTTCTCAGTGCGCATGCTCAAACAGACCCCGCCCCACTCCTCAGGGCCCCTGACTGTTTCCACTCCAAGCCTGCAAACCCCAAGTGAGCCCCGGTCCCCGTGCACCTCCAAGACTGTGTTGCTGCCAGCCTGGCGTCGCTCACAGGTGACCATCCTGCTGAGCGCAGGTCCTTGACATCGACTCCCAGAAGGGAGTCGGGAACCCCTGGGTCAGGGCCGGTCTGTCCCTCTGGTGTCTCACACATAGCTCACGTGCATGTATGTGCGTCTGTGTGCGTGAGCGCATGGGCAGGTGCATGCATATGGGCACGTGTACACGTGTGTTTGTGAGAGAGAGCACGTGCCCAGATGCATGCACAtaggtgtgtgtatctgtgtgtgcgcCCAAGAGAGTGCCCTTAACACAGGTGCCTGCCCGTCGGCATGTGCATGGGTgtgtttcagagagagagagcacaagCACAGATTCATGCACATAggcgtgtgcatgtgtttgtgtgtggaggTGCTTGCACATGGGCATGTATGTGTGGTCACGAGAGAGCGTGTGGTCAGGTGCATGCACATGGGTCTGTccctgtgtgcaggtgtgtgtgtgtgcgtgtcaaAGAGAGCACGGTTGAGTTGCATTCACATgggcatgtgtgtctgtgtgcatgcttgcacAGGTGGCTTCACATGGGAGTGGGGTGGCCTGGCCCTGGAGGCATGATAGCAGGGATGTGGAGCCTGCCGTGCCTGCCTGCCTGGGGAGGGAAGCGGGGACTGCTGTTGGACACACTGGGGACGGCATGGGGCTGGGCTGCCTGGGGCTCCAGGCACACAGACTGCAGGGACTCCAGGCTGGGGGCTTGCCCGGGGCCCCTCAGAAGCACCGGAGGAACCAGATACACTCAAGGACTGGGGGAAGGGCAATGTTCCCCGGGACCCCGCCCAGTCTGTTGCCCTCCCCCGTCCCTGATCCCCATCCCCTGGGCTGGAGAGTCCTCTCAACCCTCACATCTAAGGCCTGCAGCATTCCCCCTCCACCAGCGCAGGGAGAGAGGCCCCGGGAGTGGCTGCCCAGGGGTGGGGCATCCCTGTCCTGCCTTCCCACCCACCCAGTTTCTCTCCATTCTGACTCCGAGTCAGTTTTAGGGTGTGGGTAGATCCTGTCTACTGCCTGTGTCTGTCCCCTGCTCCGTGGCCTAGAGGACCCCAGCGGGGAGCCTGGACACATCTCTCCCTCAGGGGCCCACTGTCAGGTTGGGGGGACATTTGTAAGGGCAGTTGTGCTGTAGAAGGGATCTCACAAGACTACGATGGACTAGAGGGCGAGGGGCTAAGCCACATGACCCACCAGTGtcctccctctgccctctccACATCTGCACCTGTGCTCTTCATCCATAGTGATAGCTAAcacttgctacagtccatgcactGTTTCATGTGCTTTCCATGTGTTCGTCCATCAGGTCAGCTTTCAGACATTATTGCCATGTTGATATCCTGTCTCCCATGATGCAGGTCTCCTCCACACAAATCACACACACCCACTCTCTCCCCAACACCAGCGGCTCAAAGTCTTGTGCATTTTGGTTTCTGCATTTCTCAAAATATGATGACCGTAGTGCTCCAGCAGGCACTGGGCTTAAGTTGGGTCTGAATGGTGAGATCTGCAAATGAAAATGATAGTGCCAATGACAAATAATGTGTGTGACAAGAGAGTGACAGAAGTATGAAGGAAAGACACTGTATGATAGAATGAGTTTCTCAGAGAGTTTACCACTGTGACAGGTGCATGGTTTTGAGTGAGTGTGACAGAGGGAATGTGTGATTGGGACAGGGATTTAAAAGGACAGAATGCGACGGGAAGAAACTAAGATGCAGTGATAGCAGTAGTGAGCGCCCAAGATGATAGATGATAACTTAACGTGTACGGAGAATGGTGAACAGTGCCGCCGGATTCGTGGTCTCCAAAGGAGAACTTTTAATTCTGGAACCAAGAGACGcagtttcagtcactcagtgctTTGTGTAgtagaaattttattaaagtgaaagggATAGAAAAggcttctgacatagatatcagaaCGGAGTAGAAAGAGTACCCGGTTTGTTAGTTTAAGCAGAGCATTATATACGCTTCTGCTAGCTGCTGAGAATAGGTAAAAGGATGACTCAAGGCTACAAAAATGTTGCCCAGACCCTTTCCCATAACATACATCCCAGGATTTATCAGCAGGATATTAACCAGAAGAAATGGGTTAACCCAGAGCTCAAGGCCATGGAAGTTTTACCCAGACCTTCTCCCATAACATAGGTtctgagctaaaaaaaaaaaaaaaaaagcatgtcctTGAGCAAGAGATTCTGCTGCCTACCAGGCCTCCGTGTCTaaggaaaaagaatgtgaaaaagaaagaatgttcacCTCCTCCTTAAAGAGCCTTGGTCTCCCTAGCAACCTGACGAAAATAACTCTCTCAGAGATACCATGAGAGCATAAGTGTGTGGCCCACAGagtgtcagagagagagagtctaGGAGAGATCGggtgtagggttagggttagggataagTGTGATGGAAAAGGCATTATAGAGTGACACGGGAATATGCCAGAAAGAGTGTGTGTGACAGATAATCTGACACAGTATGAGAAAGCAAATCTGAGAGATAATGTGTACGGAAGAAAATGGGTCTGTCACACATGGCAGAGTGTGACAGGGAATGAAGCGGACCATGGGAGGCAGCAGCCTGGGAAAGTGGATCAATCCTCGGGGCCCATGTTTTCCTGAGGCCGGCCATCCCCAGGTCTCCGCCAGTCTGGAGGAAGTCAGCAACTTGACTTGGCTCAGATGCCCAAGCCACGTTCTTCCCAATCAGTTTCATCAGTAATAAAGCTGATATTTAGGTTGAAACACATGCAAGGGGGGTGTGTCAGAGGCTGCAGATGCTAAGCTGGACCTGTTTGAAAGGAGTGGGAAAGGACTCGCAGCAGGCATGAGTGGATGGTGTCAGTGAACTTGTCGAGGAAATGATTCAGGTGGCCCAGTTTgtaagtcatttcagttcagtcgctcagtcatgtcctactctttgcgaccccatgaatcacagcacgccaggcctccctgtccatcaccaactcccagagtttacccaaactcatgtccatcaagtcggtgatgccatccaaccacctcatcctctgtcatccccttctcatcctgctctcaatctttcccaaatcaGGGCCCTTtgcaacgagtcagctctttgcatcaggtgggcaaagtcttggagtttcagcttaacatcagtccttccaatgaatattcagggttgatttccttttggatggactagttggatctcctagcagtccaagggactctcaagagtcttctccaacatgacagttgaaaagcatcaattggCATAAGGCTTTggctagtcaataaagcagaggtagatgatTTTTTgtaactttcttgcttttttgacaatccagcagatattggcaatttgatctctgtgttcctctgccttttctaaatgcagcttgaacatctggacattcacggttcacatactgttgaagcctggcttggagaattttgatcattactttgccatggtgtgagatgagtgcggtTGTgttatagtttgaacattctttggcattgcctctctttgggattggattgaaaactgaccttttccagtcctgtggccactgttgagttttccaaatttgctggcatattgagtgcagctctttcgcAGCAGcatctttaaggattttaaaaaactctACTGGAATAGCATCACCTCCatgagctttgtttgtaatgatgcttcctcaggcccacttgacttcgcattccaggatgtccagctctaggtgagtgagctcACCCtcgtgattatatgggtcatgaagatcttttttgtatagtttctcagtgtattcttgccacctcttctcaataccttctgctcctgttagttctgtaccatttctgtactttattgttcccacctttgcatgaaatgttcccttggtatctcctattttcttgaagagatctctagtctttcccatcctgttattctcctctatttctttgcattgatcactgaggaaggctttcttatctctctctctattgtttggaactctccattcaaatgggtgtatctttcctttttcctttgcctttagcttctctgctttcctcagctatttgtaagacctcctcagacaaccattttgcctttttttgcatttcttcttcttggaagtggtcttgatcattgcctcctgcacaatgtcaagaacctcgattcgtagatcttcaggcactctctctatcagatctaatcccttgaatctatttctcacttccactggataatcataagggatttgatgtaggtcatacctgaatggtcaagtgattttccctactttttcatttgaagtctgaattttgcagtaaagaCTTCATGACCTGAGCTCCAGTCAGTTCCcattcttgtttttcctgactgtctagagcttctccatctttggctgcaaagaatagagtcaatctgatttcgattcTAACCATCCagtgatgtccctgtgtagagtcttctcttgtgttgttggaagtgggtgtttgctatgaccagtgcattctcttggcaaaactctgttagcctttgccctgcttaattttgtactccaaggccaagtttgcctgttactcaggtatctcttgacttttgcATTCTAAGACTGGCCCAAGAATTTACTTTAAATGCTAtcatcaactaaaaataaaaggaggaggTTAGGGAATGGAAGAAGCCATTTAAGGGATATTATTAGGTAAAGCACAGTAAATTAGGGTATGGTGGTTTTGCCTATATGCATAGGTCCATATCTTAGACAAACTTTTCTTGATACATATTCATCATTCAATTCCTCACCCAGAGAGGGACACACCCTTTCAGATGGAGATATCCTTAATAAGTGTAAATCTGCTTCATACAATCTCTTTCTACTTGGTTTTCTAAGATTTTCCTGGtgctgctgttttttaaaaattaatcagtacAAAATAATCCTTTTGTCAAATGGGCATGCTTTCAGTGTACTGTATTGGGCTCCCTTTGGtatgtctgtgtcctaatttaCTTATGAATGCATCTATAGAAGGACATGCTGATATCTTTAAGATTTTAACTATTATGAATAGAGCTCTCGTACATTACTTGAtgatagtttttctttcacagtttTGCTTACCAGTTGTCTAAATACAAGAGGTACACTCCTTGGATCTTAAGGTGAGAGTGTTTAGATTTGGAGAAAagtgccaaactgtcttccaacgTTGACTGTCCATGCATTCCACCAGCATCTTGAGTGACCTCTTGTATGCTTGTTTActatctctttatcttctttggccAGGTGTGTATTTCAATCTTTACCAAATTTTAAAGAGGTCATTTGGTATAATTTGAATCAGATCCTCATTCAGATATGTGTTTTGgaaatggcactagtggtaaagaacccacttgcaaatgtaggagacataggagttgcgggtttgacccctgggctgggaggatcccctggaggagagtgtggcaacccactccagtattcttccctggagactcccatggacagagaagcctggcaggttctagcacatagtgtcacaaagagtatggcatgactgaagcaattgagcatgcatgcagtatgtgctttatcttttcatttgctgAATAAGGTGTTCCTTAGAGtagaactattttttattttagaaagtccacattactttttttcttttgttgatagacttttttaaaattaaaagttattttttgttttattttttctttttggctgcactgggtctttgttgtacACAGGCCCACTTCCACTTTCACCTACTGTCCCAACTGTGTGAagatatctttttccatccagatccagttttcttttcctggaacCATTCCTGagttttcccctcattttttgGCCTTGATGGATTTAAAGCAGACAAGATGAGTATGGGATCTTGGTGGCCTTTTATGCTATGGCTTTTCTCACTAAGGATGttttcaatattcatttatgtTGTAACAATTATGACTACTACACTTTTTTTCTGATTGtcgttaaaaatacaaaacatggcATTGaccatttaattcattttaagtatGCAGTTTTGTGATATTAACTACTTTCACATACCtgcaaaaataagttaaataatgtgTGTACCTCATGTGTGCATGGGAGatgctcatacacacacacacacacacacacatatgtatacacacacacatgatgatCACATGcatacatctttatccattcaccagttgttGGAGAAGTAGGTTGCTTTCACATCTTTGCTGTTGTAattactgctgctatgaacatagtggtgaatgtatctctttgaattatagctttttctggatatatgcccaggaatgggattgctcaTTCATATGGCAacgttttagttttttgaggatcctccatactgttttgcaaAGTGCCTGCACtaatttccaccaacagtgtagattTTGTTTTATCCACCCCCTCACCATCATTAATTATTTATAGACATTTTATCGATGCCATTCTGATGACTATGACTATC from Cervus elaphus chromosome X, mCerEla1.1, whole genome shotgun sequence encodes the following:
- the LOC122689786 gene encoding cancer/testis antigen 1-like isoform X1 produces the protein MDPEAHGGGAMRAADEDAGAVASATGTAHGGQGVPGGAGGRHGPGDPAGPGDAVSRGVPAGSGDMADPRDPSTAGESGGAAAAIPQTPGAPHAPGPGGDTAPGAGVLSNRVFQFNLAVPFSSYAEADNARYLLTRLTQLRWPVQRELYVCGRMLVLRLTAEDQALLQTAIAFCQQQLSVVMWTLLNFVPAQPQHRRGL
- the LOC122689786 gene encoding collagen alpha-1(III) chain-like isoform X3, producing MDPEAHGGGAMRAADEDAGAVASATGTAHGGQGVPGGAGGRHGPGDPAGPGDAVSRGVPAGSGDMADPRDPSTAGESGGAAAAIPQTPGAPHAPGPGGDTAPGAGVLSNRVFQFNLAVPFSSYAEADNARYLLTRLTQLRWPVQRELYVCGRMLPIDC
- the LOC122689786 gene encoding cancer/testis antigen 1-like isoform X2, encoding MDPEAHGGGAMRAADEDAGAVASATGTAHGGQGVPGGAGGRHGPGDPAGPGDAVSRGVPAGSGDMADPRDPSTAGESGGAAAAIPQTPGAPHAPGPGGDTAPGAGVLSNRVFQFNLAVPFSSYAEADNARYLLTRLTQLRWPVQRELYVCGRIRLTAEDQALLQTAIAFCQQQLSVVMWTLLNFVPAQPQHRRGL